CCGGGCAGGCAGTAGGCCATCGGCTGGTCGACGTCGAGGATGCGCAGCCCGCTGCGCTGGGAGCGGCCCACCAGGTCGACCAGCATGCGGTGCTGCGCCCGGCGCCGCCGGGTGGCGATCGCGACCTGGAGCACCGCGATGATCAGGCGTGCGCCGATGATCAGGGTGACGGCCAGGACGAGGACATATGCGGTCCACAGCGGCCAGCCCATGGTGTCGAGAGCCCCGGTGATCGAGGTGGTGGGCCGGCCGTCGGGGCCGGGCAGGAACAGCCGGCTGGCGATCGCGATGCCGGCCGAGAACGCCGACAGCACGGCCGCGAGCGCGATGGCCTGCCAGAGCACGATCGCGGCCCGCGGTGCCCGCCACGGCCACTTGGCGCGAGCGAGCAGTGCCGGCACCGGCCCGGACAGCACCAGCGCCATGACGACGAAGGCCAGCGCGGACACGGCTGTAAGTGTCTCTCAGCCGGTGGTGGAACCGCTAGCAGGTTGGCTATGAGTTTTGTGCGGGGTCTTGTCGCCGGGGCGGTGTTTGTTCTCCAACTCGGCGAGCGCCCGGCGCAGGGCCTCGGCCTCGTCCGCCCCGACCCGCTCGACGAAGTGGACCAGGGCCGCCTCCCGGCTGCCCGAATCCGCCGCCTGATCCAGCGCGTCCACCATCAACCCGGCGACCAGTTCGTCGCGGCCGTGGGTGGGCGCGTACCGGTGCGCCCGATCGTCCCGGTGCTGCACGACGAGGTTCTTCTTGGCCAGGCGCTGCAGCACGGTCATGACGGTGGTGTAGGCCAGATCGCGTTGGGTCGAGAGCGCCTCGTGCACCTGGCGCACCGTCTGGGGCTCGTCCGCCGACCACAAGTGGTCCATCACGGCGCGTTCGAGATCCCCTAAACGCGTCAACTTGGCCATGGTTAGTCAACTCCTCAGGGACAGTAAGTCCAGCGTACTACGGGTTTACTACCGGTCGTCGTATCGCGCACGCCGGGCGCCCGTACGGCCCGGAAGGGCGACGTCGGCGCGGTGTCCCGGCGGTGCTCACCGCCGGTCTCGAGTCCCCGATGTGAGTCGAGTCACAGGCCCTCGCCGCGCGACTGGCAGCGCCTATAGTAAGGCTAACCTAATTTCACACGGGGAGGTCTTCATGACGGTTCTGACCGAGGACCCGCTCATCGCGAGCATGGTCATCCGGCGGCCGGTGCCGCTGCACGAATCGAGCCGCCGGCTGCGTGAACTGTCCCCCAACTCTCCGCGGGAATTCGGCGTCGCGGTGATGGGCGACCTGTCCCGGCGGCGCTGGTGGCCGCTGGCCGAGGCGGTGACCGGCAACCGGCTGGAGCTGATGTTCGCCCGGGCGGCGGAGGAGACCGAGAGCCGCACCGCGATCACTCAGCAGCTGGCCGCCACGCTGGCCCACGTCGTGCTCGGCCGGGTGATCCCGTTGCTCGCCCTCGAGGGCAGGGCCTGGGACACCGGCCTGGAGAACCTGTGGGTGCACGTGGACTCGGAGGGCACCATCGACTGGGTTGGGGTGGTGGACCCGACGCTGCGTGCGCTGCCCGACGACCCGTTCTTCTCCGGCCGGCGCGGCGTGCGGGTCGGCAATCCGGCCCGCGACGGGATCGTGCCGCTGCCGAACGAGGCGGCGCTGACGACCTGGCTCGCCCACCGCAGCCATCGTGCCCTCGCGCCGCTGTTCGACCGGCTCGTCGTGGTGAGCGACGGCGCGCTGTCGACGGCCGCGATGTGGCACATTACCGGTGCGGCCGTGGTCGGCGCCGCCACCCAGGTGCCGATGCTGGCCGGGTCCAGCGAGGTGGTCAGCATGCGGCGGGCTCAGGCCGTGCTGGACGCGCTCACCGGATTCGGTTTGCCGGTGCGCGGTACCGGACGGCGGGAAGGTCTTGCCAGATTAGGCAAGCCTTGCCTATCCTTAACTTCGTCGTTGGGGACGACGCAGTTGGTCGGAAGCAGTTCCGACCAGCATCGGACCGTGCTGGCGTCCTGAGGGCTGCAGTGACCCCCGGTCCACCGAAGGATGGGCCCCGCGCTCGGCGCGGGGCCCATCCGCATTTCCGGGGCACTCGCCGGGCAGCGGGGGCCGCATCGGCGCCGGCCGTCGCGGGGTGTAGAACATCGGGGTGAGTACCGATACCCCGCCCGCCGCCTCAGATCCGTCCGGACAGCTCGGCCTCGGCTTCGACGCGGTGCTCGGGCTGCGCTACCTCACCGCGACCCCCGACGGCGCCACCGCGCAGCTGGAGCTGCGCGAGGACCTGCACCAGCCGTACGGAATCGTGCACGGCGGGGTGTACTGCTCGATCATCGAGAGCGTGGCCAGCGTGTCGGCCGCGGTGTGGCTGGCCGAGAACGGCGGCGGCCGGGTGGTCGGGGTCAACAACAACACCGACTTCCTGCGGGCGATCTCGTCGGGCACGGTGACCGCGAGATCCGAACCCGTTCACCGCGGGCGCCGCCAGCAGCTGTGGCTGATCACCATCACCGACGAGCAGGACCGGCTGGTGGCCCGCGGTCAGGTCCGGCTGCAGAACCTGCCGCCGGAGTGAGCGTCGGCTGACCGGCCGGCGGCAGCGCCGACCGCGGCTGTCCTGCCGATCGGCGCGGGTCGTGGCAGTATCCGCTCATGCTGTTGACTCCGCACGAACAGGAACGGCTGCTGCTTTCCTACGCCGCCGAATTGGCCCGGCGCAGACGGGCTCGCGGCCTGCGGCTCAACCATCCCGAGGCCGTCGCGATCATCACCGATCACATCCTCGAGGGAGCCCGCGACGGCCGGACCGTCGCCGAACTGATGGCCAGTGGCCGCACCGTGCTCACCCGTGACGACGTGCTGCCCGGGGTGCCGGAGATGCTCACCGACGTGCAGGTGGAGGCCACCTTCCCGGACGGCACCAAGCTCGTCACCGTCCATCACCCGATCCCATGACCGAGGGGCTGCCGTGATCCCAGGTGAGATCCGTTACGCGGACGGGGATATCGAGATCAATCCCGGCCGCGAGCGCCGTGAGCTCGACATCGTCAACACCGGTGACCGCCCGATCCAGGTCGGCAGTCACGTGCACCTGCCGCAGGCCAACGGGGCCCTGCAGTTCGACCGGGCCGCCGCCCACGGTTGTCGGCTCGACATCCCGGCCGGGACCGCGGTGCGTTTCGAACCCGGTGTATCACAACATGTCTCGATAGTCCCGCTGGCAGGCACCCGTGAGGTGCACGGGCTGAGCCTGCAACCACCCGGCCGATTGGACCCGTCATGACCGCAATCTCCCGGCCGCGCTACGCGGCACTGTACGGACCGACCGTCGGCGACCGGATCCGGCTGGCCGACACCGACCTGTTCATCGAGATCACCGAGGACCGCAGCGGCGGCGCCGAATCCGCCGGCGACGAGGCGGTTTTCGGCGGTGGCAAGGTGCTGCGCGAGTCGATGGGGCAGGGCCGCGCCACCCGCGCCGACGGCGCCCCCGACACCGTCATCACCGGTGCGGTGATCCTCGACTACTGGGGAATCATCAAGGCCGACATCGGGATTCGCGACGGACGAATCGTCGCGATCGGCAAGGCCGGCAACCCCGACATCATGTCGGGCGTGCACCCGGACCTGGTGGTCGGCCCGTCGACCGAGATCATCGCCGGCAACGGCCGCGTCGTCACCGCGGGCGCCATCGACTGCCACGTGCACCTGATCTGCCCGCAGCTGCTGCCCGAGGCGCTGGGCAGCGGCATCACCACGATCATCGGCGGCGGCACCGGCCCCGCCGAGGGCACCAAGGCGACCACGGTCACCCCGGGCGCGTGGCATCTGGGCCGGATGCTCGAGGCGCTCGACGGCTGGCCGGTCAACGTCGCGCTGCTGGGCAAGGGCAACACGGTCAGCGCCGAGGGCCTGTGGGAACAGCTGCGCGGCGGGGCATCCGGCTTCAAGCTGCACGAGGACTGGGGATCCACCCCCGCGGCGATCGACGCCTGCCTGACCGTCGCGGCGGCGGCCGGGGTGCAGGTCGCGCTGCACTCCGACACCCTCAACGAGATGGGGTTCGTCGAGGACACCCTCGCCGCGATCAAGGGACGGGCGATCCACGCGTACCACACCGAGGGCGCCGGCGGCGGGCACGCACCCGACATCATCCGGGTGGCCGGCCAACCGAATGTGCTGCCCAGCTCCACCAACCCGACCCGCCCGCACACCGTCAACACGCTCGACGAGCACCTCGACATGCTGATGGTGTGCCACCACCTCAACCCGTCGGTGCCGGAGGACCTGGCGTTCGCCGAGAGCCGGATCCGCCCCTCGACGATGGCCGCCGAGGACCTGCTGCACGACATCGGCGCCATCTCGATGATCGGCAGCGACTCGCAGGCCATGGGCCGCATCGGCGAGGTCGTCATCCGCACCTGGCAGACCGCGCACGTGATGAAGCGCCGCCGCGGCGCGCTGCCCGGCGACCGGTCCGGGGCCAACGAGTCCGACAACAACCGGGCCCGGCGCTATGTCGCCAAGTACACGATCTGCCCGGCCGTCACCCACGGCCTCGACCACGAGATCGGATCGGTGGAGGTGGGCAAGCTCGCCGACCTGGTGCTGTGGGAACCGGCGTTCTTCGGGGTGCGGCCGCAGCTGGTGCTCAAGGGCGGGATGATCGCCTGGGCGGCGATGGGCGATGCCAACGCGTCGATCCCGACTCCGCAGCCGGTGCTGTCACGGCCGATGTTCGGCGCCGCCCCGGCCGCCGCGGCCGCCACCTCGGTGCATTTCGTGTCCCCGCAGGCCGTCGAGGACAACCTCGCCGACCGGATCGCGGTCAACCGCCCCCTGGTCGCGGTGCGCGACGTCAGCGGTCTGGACAAGTCCGCGCTGCCGCTCAACGACGCGCTGCCGGAGATCGAGGTGGACCCCGACACCTTCACCGTGCGCATCGACGGGCAGGTCTGGCAGGAGGAACCGGCCACCGAACTGCCGATGGCCCAACGCTATTTCCTGTTCTGAGCCGCTCATGAACCTCGCGACGCTGCTGACCCTGTCCGACTCCCGGCTGCCCACCGGTGGGCATGTGCATTCCGGGGGAGTGGAGGAAGCGGTCGCCGAGGGCCTGGTGCACGATCTCGACACGCTGCGGGCGTTCCTGCGCCGCCGGATCCGTACCGCGGGGCGGGTAGGCGGGTCGGTGGCCGCCGCGGTGCACACCGGCGCGTTGACCGTCGCGGCCGCAGACGCCGAAATGGACGCCCGCACACCGTCTCCCGCCGCCCGGCAGGCGTCGCGGGCGCAGGGCCGCGGCCTGCTGCGGCTGGCCCGGCGGGTCTGGCCGCAGCACACGTGGCATCCGCTCGGCGCCACACCGCATCTGCCGGTCGTGGCGGGGCGGGTCGGCGCGGTGGCCGGCCTGACGCCGGAGCAGACCGCGCTGTCGGTGGTGTACACCACGATGACCGGCTCCGCCTCGGCCGCCCAGCGGTTGCTCGCCCTCGACCCGGGCGACGTCGCCGCGATCACCGTCGAGCTGTCGGCGCTGTGCGACGAGACCGCCGCGCTGGCCACCGAGGAACTCGCCGACCTGTCCGACCCGTTGCTCGACGTGCTGGCCGAGCGACACAGCCGACGTGAACGCCCGCTGTTCGTCTCCTGACACCTGAACGAAAGGACCGTCATGCCACCGCATTACCTCGACGGTGAGCCGCACCGGCACACCGAGCGGCCGCGCCGCCGGCGCACACCGGGCGAACCGCTGCGCATCGGGGTCGGTGGCCCGGTCGGCTCGGGCAAGACCGCGCTGGTCGCCGCACTGTGCCGGCAGCTGCGCGACGAGCTGTCGGTCGCGGTGCTGACCAACGACATCTACACCACCGAGGACGCGGATTTCCTGCGCCGCCACGCGGTGCTGCCCGACGACCGGATCGCGGCGGTGCAGACCGGTGGCTGCCCGCACACCGCGATCCGCGACGACATCACCGCGAACCTGGACGCCATCGACGACCTGATCGCCGGCCACGACCGGCTGGACCTGATCCTGGTGGAGTCCGGCGGCGACAACCTGACCGCGACGTTCTCCTCGGGGCTGGTGGACGTGCAGATCTTCGTCATCGACGTGGCGGGCGGCGACAAGGTGCCGCGCAAGGGCGGTCCGGGCGTGACGACCTCGGATCTGTTGGTGATCAACAAGACCGACCTGGCCGACCGGGTGGGCGCCGACCTGGAGGTGATGCGCCGCGACGCGGCCGCGGTGCGCGGCGAGCGCCCGACCGTGTTCCTGTCGCTGACCGAGGATCCGGCGGCCACCCCGGTGCTGGCCTGGGTGCGCGAACAGCTCCGCGTCCCGGTCTGATGCGCACCGAGGTCCTCATCGCGGCACGGCCCGGCCGGCGTCCCCACATCGAGGCGAGCGGCGGGTTGGCCGTCCGCGAAACCCGGCCGGACACGGTTCATCTGGTCTCGACCGCGGCCACGCCGCTCGGCGGCGACACCGTGTGCCTGCGCGTCGTCGTGGAACCGGGGGCGTGCCTACGGATCCGCACCGTCGCCGCCTCCATCGCGCTGCCGGGGTCGAAAACGCTTGAGTCCCATGTGCTGTGGAACATCGAAACCCACGGCGAGTTGGACGTCGACCCGTTGCCCACCATCGTGGCGGCCGGCTCCCGGCATATCACCGACACCCGGCTGAACCTGTCGGAATCGGCGAGAGTGCGGCTGCGCGAGCGGGTTCAGATCGGCAGAACCGGTGAGCGGCAGGGGTTCTGGTCCGGCTCGGTGCACGCCGACCTCGACGGAGCGCCGCTGCTGCGACATCGCACGGAGCTCGGCCCGGGTTCGGTGGCCGACGACGCTCTCGGCGCTCCGCTGGCGTGCGTCAGCGAGCTGCATTACCCGGACGCCGATGTGCCGACCGTCGGGATGCCGCTGGCGCTGGCCCGGGGCGGGTGTCTGGCGACCTGGCAGGGGGACCGGCTCTAGCGGCGCTCCCCGGCGTCAGACCGCGGCCTTGTCCTGCCGCTCCTTGAGCATCGCGGCGATCTCCTGGAGCTCCTCGATGCGGGTGCGCGCGTAGGCCTGCTGCTCGGTGATGGTCAGGTTGCCGCGGTTGGTGGACAGGAAGGTCGCGGTCCACGAGATCAGCGTGGTCAGCTTGCGGCGGAAGCCGACCAGGTAGATCAGGTGCAGCAGCAGCCAGGCCAGCCAGGCGATGAAGCCACCGAACTCCAGCGGGCCGATCTTGGCGACCGCGGAGAACCGCGACACCGTCGCCATCGACCCCTTGTCGAAGTACTTGAACGGTTCCCGGTTCTTCGGGTCGGCGCCCTTGAGTTCGGCCTTGATCACCTTGGCCGCGTACCGGCCACCCTGGATCGCGCCCTGGGCCTGACCCGGAACGCCCTCGACCGCGGCCATGTCGCCGACCACGAACACGTTGGGGTGGCCCGGAATGGTCAGGTCCGGCAACACCTTCACCCGGCCGGCCCGGTCGAGTTCGGCGCCGGACTGCTCGGCCAGGTCGCGGCCCAGCGGGCTGGCCTGCACACCGGCCGACCACACCTTGGTGGCCGACTCGATGCGCCGGAACGTACCGTCGGCGTCTTTGACGGTGATCCCGTTGCGGTCCACGTCGGTGACCATCGCGCCCAGCTGGATCTCCACGCCCATCTTCTCCAGCCGGGCCCGGGCCTTGTTGCCGAGCTTCTCACCGAACGGCGGCAGCACCGCCGGGGCGGCATCGAGCAGAATCACCCGCGCCTTGGTCGAATCGATCGAGCGGAACGCGCCTTTGAGCGTGTGATCGGCGAGTTCGGCGATCTGACCGGCCATCTCGACACCGGTCGGGCCGGCACCGACCACCGTGAAGGTCAGCAGCTTCTCCCGGCGGGCCGGATCACTGGACCGTTCGGCCTGCTCGAATGCGGTGAGGATGCGGGCGCGCAACTCGAGCGCGTCGTCGATGGTCTTCATCCCGGGCGCCCACTCGGCGAAATGGTCGTTGCCGAAATAGGACTGACCCGCGCCCGCCGCGACGATCAGCGTGTCGTACGGCGTGACGTAGGTGTGGCCGAGCAACTCCGAGCGCACGGTCTGGTTGGCCAGGTCGATGTGGGTGACGTTGCCCAGCAGGACCTGCACGTTCTTCTGCTTGCGCAGGATGATCCGCGTCGGCGGCGCGATCTCGCCGGACGAGATGATGCCGGTGGCCACCTGGTACAGCAGCGGCTGGAACAGGTGATGGGTGGTCTTGGCGATCAGCTTGATGTCGACGTCGGCGCGTTTGAGAGCCTTCGCAGCGTTCAGACCACCGAAACCCGACCCGATGATCACGACTTTATGACGGTCGGACGCAGTGGCTCCGGGATGGCTCATCAACGGGCTCCTCGACGGTGCTTCACGTGCGGTCTTTACCCGCTACGGTAGTCGCCTCAACCATGGATCACCTCATCGGGCCGCTGTGTTTTTTCCCACGTCTGTTGCGTTATCCAAGTAACTAGCGATAATGCCCGGCGCCGCAGCTTACCGGTCACCGGTGCGACGCTCACGGCCGCACCGGTGACCGGTTGATCGAGGTGGCGTAGATCACGCGTAGACAAGAGGTTTCAGCAGCTCGGCGACCGCGGTGATGCCACCCGGCTGGTAACCGTTGAGGTTGGTGACCGGGCTGAGGATCACCCCGTCGACGCCGGCGTCGAGCACCTTGGTCTTGATCTGGTCGACGACCTGCTCGGGGCTGCCCCACACCGACGACTGCTTGTAGTCGTCGGGAATCAGGTCCCCGCTGACGTTCTCGTCGATAATCGCGACCACCAGCATGCTGGTCTCCAACGTGGCCGGATCCCGGCCGATCTCCTCGCACCGCGCCCGGACCACGCCGAGTTTGTGCGACAGCTGGTCAAAACCGGCGATCAGGTTGAGATGGTCGAAGTACTTCGCCGCCATCGGGATGGTTTTCTTCTCGCCGCTGCCGCCGATCATCAGCGGGATGTGATCACGCCAACGGGGTTCGGCCATCGCTTCTTTGGTGCGGTAGTACCGGCCGGTGAACGTCGGGCGCTCGCCCTTGAGCATGGGCAGGATGATCTGCAGCGCCTCGTCGAGCTTCTTGAATCGCTCGGTGAACGTGCCGAACTCGAAACCGAGGCTTTCGTGTTCCAGCTCGTACCAGCCGGTGCCGATACCGAGGACGGCGCGGCCGTGGCTGATCACGTCCAGGGTGGTGATGGCCTTGGCCAGCAGCGTGGGATTGCGGTAGGTGTTGCCGGTGACCAGCGTTCCGAGCTGCACGCGTTCGGTGGCGGTGGCCAGCGCGCCCAACGCCGTGTAGGCCTCGAGCATCGGCTGATCCGGGGTGCCCAGGCCGGGCAGTTGGTAGAAGTGGTCCATCAGGAAGACCGAGTCGAAGCCGGCCGCCTCGGCCTCTCTGGCCTGGGCGATGACCGTGGGGAAGAGCTGCTCGACGCCGGTGCCGTAGGAGAAGTTGGGGATCTGCAGTCCGAGTTTGATGCTCACGCCCACACGTAACCACAGATGGGCGGGGCGGTCATCCCCCCGGGACGCCCGACTATGCCCCGAACTCGGTGAGCACGCCCTGGCTCACGTGCAGCGTCTGCCCGGTGATGTGGCGCGCGGCCGGGGTGGTGAGGAACAGCGCCAGTCGGGAGATCTCGTCGGCCATCGACGGCGGGGTGCGCGTCAGGCCGGGATAGCCGGGCTCGGCGTTGCGGCCGGCGGCCACCGCGTTGACCGAGATGCCGCGGATGCCGTAGTACTGCGCCTGACCCTCGGTCCAGTTCGACACCGCGGCCTTGATGGCGGCCTCCGCACTGCCCGGGCGCGGGTATTCCGGCACCACGGTGATGATCGAGCCGCCCGAGCGCAGATGATCACCCAGGATCTGCACCGTCAACACGGCCGACAGCAGCGTCGTATCCAGCGCGTGCCGCCACGCGGTGGCGTGTTCGGCCAGCGAGTAGGTGCGCGGATCGCCGCCGGTCCAGCGCGGCGCGGGCACGTTGACCAGGGTGTCGAGATGGTGCGGGAACTGACCGCGCGCCGCCTCCAGGCTCGCCGGGTCGACGTTGTCGACGATGATGGCGTCGACGTCGAGTTCCTTGGCCGCCACCTCCAGATCGTCGCGGCGGGCGCCGGCGATCACGACCCGGTGTCCCGCGTCGCGGAAGCCTCCCGCGATCGTGCGACCCAGATCGGTGTCGCAGCCGGTGACGAGCACCTCCATCGCTTGGACCTCCCTGTCGTGTTCGCCGCCGATACGGCGTTCCCCGCCATGTTACTGGACAGTAGCTAGCGGACGAAACGCGGCGCGCCCACGTCCGGCGGGTCGGGCCGGGCCGGCGCGCTGTCCGGCGGGCGACCGGTGACCTAGGGTCGGGGCCTGTGGCGACGCACCAGCGCACCCCCGCACCGGCCCCGCCGCGCTGGGTGTACGGGCCCGCGGCGATCGGTGTGGTGTTCCTGGCGCTGCCGCTGGTCGCGGCCGCCGCGAAGGTGGACTGGCCGCGGTTCGGGTCGCTGGTGACCAGCCCGTCGGCGCTCAGCGCGCTGGGGCTGAGCCTGCGCACCGCGGCCGCCAGCACCGCGCTGTGCCTGCTGTTCGGGGTGCCGCTGGCGCTGGTGCTGGCCCGCGGCAGCGCCCGGGTGGTGCGGCTGGTGCGGCCGCTGATCCTGCTGCCGCTGGTGCTGCCGCCGGTGGTCGGCGGGGTCGCGCTGCTCTACGCGTTCGGTCGGCTGGGGCTGATCGGCAGGTACCTGGACGCCGCGGGGATTCAGATCGCGTTCACCACAACCGCGGTGGTGCTGGCCCAGACGTTCGTGTCGCTGCCGTTCCTGGTCATCTCGCTGGAGGGGGCGGCGCGGTCGGCGGGGGCGGGCTACGAGGCGGTGGCCGCGACCCTGGGGGCGCGCCCGAACACGGTGTGGTGGCGGGTGACGTTGCCGCTGCTGGCCCCCGGTCTGATGTCCGGGGCGATCCTGGCGTTCGCCCGCGCCCTGGGCGAGTTCGGCGCCACCCTGACGTTCGCCGGGTCCCGGGCCGGGGTGACCCGCACCCTGCCGCTGGAGATCTATCTGCAGCGCGAGAGCGACCCGGACGCGGCGCTGGCGCTGGCGATGCTGCTGGTCGCGGTCGCCGCGGTGGTGGTCGTCGGGGTCGGCAGCCGCCGACTGCGCTCCGGGGGGCTGGGGCAGTGACGAGAGCCGTCACGGGCCTGTACCTGCGGGCGGTCGTCGAGGAGCGCGGCGTCGATGTGGAATTCGAGGTGGCTCCCGGCGAGGTGTTGGCGGTGATCGGCCCCAACGGCGCCGGCAAGTCGACGGCGTTGCACGTCGTCGCCGGGCTGATCCGGCCCGACGCCGGGCAGGTCCGCCTCGGTGCGCGGGTGTTGACCGACACCGCCGCCGGCACCCACGTGCCCACCCACGACCGGCGGGTGGGGCTGCTGCTGCAGGACCCGCTGCTGTTTCCGCATCTGAGCGTGGCGGCCAACGTGGCGTTCTCACCGCGCAGTTCGCGGGCGGCCGCGACCCGCTGGCTGGCCGAGGTCGAGGCCGCCGAGCTCGCCGAGCGCAGGCCCCGGCAGCTGTCCGGCGGGCAGGCGCAGCGGGTGGCGCTGGCGCGCGCGCTGGCCGCCGAGCCGCAGGTGTTGCTGCTCGACGAGCCGATGGCCGGACTGGACGTGGCGGCGGCCGCCGCGATCCGCACGCTGCTGCGCCGGGTGCTGGCGCGCGACGGGCGCTGCGCGGTGCTGGTGACCCACGACCTGGTCGACGTGCTCACCCTGGCCGATCGGGTGCTGGTGCTGGAGTCCGGGCGGGTGGCCGAGTGCGGGCCCGCCGCGGCGGTGCTGGCCGGACCGCGCAGCGGGTTCGCGGCCCGGTTCGCCGGGGTGAACCTGGTCCGCGGGGTGGCCACCGCGGCGGGGGTGCTGACCACCGACTGGGGGCAGCAGTGGCACGGGACGGCCGACGGTGAACCGGCTGTCGGGCGTCCCGCGGTGGCGGTGTTCCCGCCCGCCGCCGTCGCGGTGTATCGGGAGCGCCCGCACGGCAGCCCGCGAAACACGGTGGCGGTGACGATCGCCGGGCTCGACGCTCACGGGTCGACGGTGCGGCTGCGCGGCGCCGACCAGCCCGACGGCGCGCCCGGGCTGGCCGCCGACATCACCGCCGAGGCGGCCGCCGAGTTGCGGCCGGCGCCGGGGGAGCGGGTGTTCTTCACGGTGAAGGCCCAGGAGGTGCGGCTGCTACCGGGGCCGGACTCCGGCGAGCGGCAGGTGTCGTA
The window above is part of the Mycolicibacterium hassiacum DSM 44199 genome. Proteins encoded here:
- a CDS encoding BlaI/MecI/CopY family transcriptional regulator; its protein translation is MAKLTRLGDLERAVMDHLWSADEPQTVRQVHEALSTQRDLAYTTVMTVLQRLAKKNLVVQHRDDRAHRYAPTHGRDELVAGLMVDALDQAADSGSREAALVHFVERVGADEAEALRRALAELENKHRPGDKTPHKTHSQPASGSTTG
- a CDS encoding PaaI family thioesterase, whose product is MSTDTPPAASDPSGQLGLGFDAVLGLRYLTATPDGATAQLELREDLHQPYGIVHGGVYCSIIESVASVSAAVWLAENGGGRVVGVNNNTDFLRAISSGTVTARSEPVHRGRRQQLWLITITDEQDRLVARGQVRLQNLPPE
- a CDS encoding urease subunit gamma, yielding MLLTPHEQERLLLSYAAELARRRRARGLRLNHPEAVAIITDHILEGARDGRTVAELMASGRTVLTRDDVLPGVPEMLTDVQVEATFPDGTKLVTVHHPIP
- a CDS encoding urease subunit beta gives rise to the protein MIPGEIRYADGDIEINPGRERRELDIVNTGDRPIQVGSHVHLPQANGALQFDRAAAHGCRLDIPAGTAVRFEPGVSQHVSIVPLAGTREVHGLSLQPPGRLDPS
- a CDS encoding urease subunit alpha — encoded protein: MTAISRPRYAALYGPTVGDRIRLADTDLFIEITEDRSGGAESAGDEAVFGGGKVLRESMGQGRATRADGAPDTVITGAVILDYWGIIKADIGIRDGRIVAIGKAGNPDIMSGVHPDLVVGPSTEIIAGNGRVVTAGAIDCHVHLICPQLLPEALGSGITTIIGGGTGPAEGTKATTVTPGAWHLGRMLEALDGWPVNVALLGKGNTVSAEGLWEQLRGGASGFKLHEDWGSTPAAIDACLTVAAAAGVQVALHSDTLNEMGFVEDTLAAIKGRAIHAYHTEGAGGGHAPDIIRVAGQPNVLPSSTNPTRPHTVNTLDEHLDMLMVCHHLNPSVPEDLAFAESRIRPSTMAAEDLLHDIGAISMIGSDSQAMGRIGEVVIRTWQTAHVMKRRRGALPGDRSGANESDNNRARRYVAKYTICPAVTHGLDHEIGSVEVGKLADLVLWEPAFFGVRPQLVLKGGMIAWAAMGDANASIPTPQPVLSRPMFGAAPAAAAATSVHFVSPQAVEDNLADRIAVNRPLVAVRDVSGLDKSALPLNDALPEIEVDPDTFTVRIDGQVWQEEPATELPMAQRYFLF
- a CDS encoding urease accessory protein UreF, coding for MNLATLLTLSDSRLPTGGHVHSGGVEEAVAEGLVHDLDTLRAFLRRRIRTAGRVGGSVAAAVHTGALTVAAADAEMDARTPSPAARQASRAQGRGLLRLARRVWPQHTWHPLGATPHLPVVAGRVGAVAGLTPEQTALSVVYTTMTGSASAAQRLLALDPGDVAAITVELSALCDETAALATEELADLSDPLLDVLAERHSRRERPLFVS
- the ureG gene encoding urease accessory protein UreG; this encodes MPPHYLDGEPHRHTERPRRRRTPGEPLRIGVGGPVGSGKTALVAALCRQLRDELSVAVLTNDIYTTEDADFLRRHAVLPDDRIAAVQTGGCPHTAIRDDITANLDAIDDLIAGHDRLDLILVESGGDNLTATFSSGLVDVQIFVIDVAGGDKVPRKGGPGVTTSDLLVINKTDLADRVGADLEVMRRDAAAVRGERPTVFLSLTEDPAATPVLAWVREQLRVPV
- a CDS encoding urease accessory protein UreD: MRTEVLIAARPGRRPHIEASGGLAVRETRPDTVHLVSTAATPLGGDTVCLRVVVEPGACLRIRTVAASIALPGSKTLESHVLWNIETHGELDVDPLPTIVAAGSRHITDTRLNLSESARVRLRERVQIGRTGERQGFWSGSVHADLDGAPLLRHRTELGPGSVADDALGAPLACVSELHYPDADVPTVGMPLALARGGCLATWQGDRL
- a CDS encoding NAD(P)/FAD-dependent oxidoreductase, translated to MSHPGATASDRHKVVIIGSGFGGLNAAKALKRADVDIKLIAKTTHHLFQPLLYQVATGIISSGEIAPPTRIILRKQKNVQVLLGNVTHIDLANQTVRSELLGHTYVTPYDTLIVAAGAGQSYFGNDHFAEWAPGMKTIDDALELRARILTAFEQAERSSDPARREKLLTFTVVGAGPTGVEMAGQIAELADHTLKGAFRSIDSTKARVILLDAAPAVLPPFGEKLGNKARARLEKMGVEIQLGAMVTDVDRNGITVKDADGTFRRIESATKVWSAGVQASPLGRDLAEQSGAELDRAGRVKVLPDLTIPGHPNVFVVGDMAAVEGVPGQAQGAIQGGRYAAKVIKAELKGADPKNREPFKYFDKGSMATVSRFSAVAKIGPLEFGGFIAWLAWLLLHLIYLVGFRRKLTTLISWTATFLSTNRGNLTITEQQAYARTRIEELQEIAAMLKERQDKAAV
- a CDS encoding LLM class F420-dependent oxidoreductase; translation: MSIKLGLQIPNFSYGTGVEQLFPTVIAQAREAEAAGFDSVFLMDHFYQLPGLGTPDQPMLEAYTALGALATATERVQLGTLVTGNTYRNPTLLAKAITTLDVISHGRAVLGIGTGWYELEHESLGFEFGTFTERFKKLDEALQIILPMLKGERPTFTGRYYRTKEAMAEPRWRDHIPLMIGGSGEKKTIPMAAKYFDHLNLIAGFDQLSHKLGVVRARCEEIGRDPATLETSMLVVAIIDENVSGDLIPDDYKQSSVWGSPEQVVDQIKTKVLDAGVDGVILSPVTNLNGYQPGGITAVAELLKPLVYA
- a CDS encoding SDR family oxidoreductase codes for the protein MEVLVTGCDTDLGRTIAGGFRDAGHRVVIAGARRDDLEVAAKELDVDAIIVDNVDPASLEAARGQFPHHLDTLVNVPAPRWTGGDPRTYSLAEHATAWRHALDTTLLSAVLTVQILGDHLRSGGSIITVVPEYPRPGSAEAAIKAAVSNWTEGQAQYYGIRGISVNAVAAGRNAEPGYPGLTRTPPSMADEISRLALFLTTPAARHITGQTLHVSQGVLTEFGA
- a CDS encoding ABC transporter permease; the protein is MATHQRTPAPAPPRWVYGPAAIGVVFLALPLVAAAAKVDWPRFGSLVTSPSALSALGLSLRTAAASTALCLLFGVPLALVLARGSARVVRLVRPLILLPLVLPPVVGGVALLYAFGRLGLIGRYLDAAGIQIAFTTTAVVLAQTFVSLPFLVISLEGAARSAGAGYEAVAATLGARPNTVWWRVTLPLLAPGLMSGAILAFARALGEFGATLTFAGSRAGVTRTLPLEIYLQRESDPDAALALAMLLVAVAAVVVVGVGSRRLRSGGLGQ